Proteins encoded within one genomic window of Dyadobacter chenhuakuii:
- a CDS encoding phosphatase PAP2 family protein, whose translation MKVKYISKSRLLIACGLLITLGFSSCTKTIDEPTASVNNPSSMDADAGNWKPYVLTSSSEVEVAEPKNAASAEYKAEIEKLKETTSKITPQQRDIVNFWGAGAAFRWNEIGRELAARYNTPPASNQDGKYPLPDPANPLADPKFPFANPPYTARALAYLSVAQYDALVSAWNYKFKYNRKAPSKTDASVQAILPVTDLPSYPSEDAVVAEASFLVLKAMFPGEVPFLEQKLAEHKNSRLWAGMNVESDIAAGAELGKAVGAKVMARAKTDGMGTANNQAATAEMVANAKKLGVSEPWVSQEMPARPPMLPTYGFVTPWNFDKTTVKTLRPGPPPTIGSAEYQENINELLQIAKKQTREQARIASFWSDGVGSYTPPGHWHRRAADLCHKNAYSEVRTARTLALLGTTLQDAGICCWDVKYFYYYPRPNQMNSKIKTSVGLPNFPSYTSGHSTFSGAAAELLAYIFPEEKKKIDEMAQEASVSRMYGLIHYRFDCEAGLASGHKIGEYAVARAKADGAK comes from the coding sequence ATGAAAGTAAAATATATATCAAAGAGCAGACTGCTGATTGCGTGCGGATTGCTGATCACATTAGGGTTTTCTTCCTGTACCAAAACCATTGACGAGCCTACGGCTTCGGTTAACAACCCTTCCAGTATGGATGCCGATGCAGGCAACTGGAAACCTTACGTGCTTACTTCGTCCAGCGAAGTGGAAGTAGCTGAGCCTAAGAATGCTGCGTCGGCCGAGTATAAAGCAGAAATTGAAAAATTAAAAGAGACGACTTCTAAAATCACGCCTCAGCAGCGGGATATTGTTAATTTTTGGGGAGCCGGTGCTGCTTTTCGCTGGAATGAGATTGGCCGTGAGCTGGCTGCGCGCTATAATACCCCGCCCGCATCCAACCAGGACGGCAAATATCCACTGCCTGACCCGGCTAACCCATTGGCTGACCCTAAGTTTCCATTCGCTAACCCGCCTTACACGGCGCGCGCGCTGGCTTACCTGAGCGTGGCGCAGTATGATGCGCTGGTAAGTGCCTGGAATTATAAGTTCAAATACAACCGCAAGGCGCCTTCGAAAACAGACGCTTCCGTGCAGGCTATTTTGCCGGTTACCGATCTTCCCTCCTATCCTTCTGAGGATGCGGTTGTGGCCGAAGCTTCGTTTTTGGTTTTGAAAGCCATGTTTCCGGGGGAAGTGCCATTTTTGGAACAGAAACTTGCAGAGCATAAAAACAGCCGTTTATGGGCTGGTATGAATGTGGAGAGTGATATTGCCGCTGGTGCAGAACTCGGAAAAGCGGTAGGCGCCAAAGTTATGGCAAGAGCAAAAACGGATGGTATGGGCACGGCAAACAACCAGGCAGCAACAGCTGAAATGGTCGCTAATGCTAAAAAACTCGGCGTTTCTGAGCCGTGGGTAAGCCAGGAGATGCCCGCCCGCCCGCCTATGCTTCCTACATACGGATTTGTAACGCCCTGGAATTTTGACAAAACAACTGTAAAAACATTGCGTCCCGGCCCGCCGCCAACGATCGGAAGTGCTGAATATCAGGAAAATATCAATGAGCTTTTGCAAATCGCCAAAAAGCAAACCCGTGAACAGGCGCGCATTGCCAGTTTCTGGTCAGATGGTGTGGGAAGCTATACGCCTCCTGGTCACTGGCATAGAAGAGCAGCTGACCTTTGCCATAAAAATGCGTACAGCGAGGTGCGTACAGCCAGGACACTGGCGCTTTTGGGCACTACATTGCAGGATGCGGGCATCTGTTGCTGGGACGTGAAATATTTCTATTACTACCCACGCCCAAACCAGATGAACAGCAAAATCAAAACCTCTGTGGGCTTACCTAATTTCCCGTCTTACACATCCGGACATTCCACCTTCTCGGGCGCCGCGGCTGAATTGCTAGCCTACATATTCCCGGAAGAAAAGAAGAAAATCGACGAAATGGCACAAGAAGCCTCCGTATCCAGAATGTACGGACTGATCCATTACCGCTTCGACTGCGAAGCAGGTCTGGCATCTGGCCACAAAATCGGCGAATACGCCGTTGCCAGAGCGAAAGCGGACGGGGCGAAGTAA
- a CDS encoding DinB family protein: MKKSMINPMPQFFDRYINLVEDINIFEAFDQYAPDKVYTDITKLASLQDRAYAEGKWSVKDILQHVIDNERIMSYRAMRFCRNDKTTLPGYDEELLAANTIAYQRSVEDLMQEFNQVRQATLSLYKGMNDEMMLRSGFAFKSEISALALGFVIIGHPIHHMRVIEERYYPLLG, translated from the coding sequence ATGAAAAAATCAATGATCAACCCAATGCCCCAGTTTTTTGACCGCTATATTAATCTGGTTGAAGACATTAACATTTTTGAAGCATTTGACCAATATGCACCTGACAAAGTTTATACTGACATCACAAAACTAGCCAGCCTTCAAGACCGGGCTTATGCCGAAGGAAAATGGAGCGTGAAGGATATTTTGCAACACGTTATTGATAACGAGCGCATTATGTCCTACCGCGCCATGCGTTTTTGCCGAAACGACAAAACCACCCTGCCAGGCTACGACGAGGAGCTTCTGGCAGCAAACACGATCGCCTACCAACGCAGCGTTGAGGACCTGATGCAGGAATTCAATCAGGTAAGGCAGGCCACCCTCTCACTTTACAAAGGCATGAATGATGAAATGATGCTCCGCTCGGGCTTTGCTTTCAAATCCGAAATTTCCGCGCTGGCCCTGGGCTTCGTCATCATCGGCCATCCCATCCACCACATGCGCGTGATCGAAGAACGGTATTATCCGCTGCTGGGTTAG
- a CDS encoding Fic family protein, whose amino-acid sequence MPRIDSEILSFVRDHPLCSSVEIHQAVGKGSFATTKRAIATLVATGQLLASGQTRATRYTISPANQLFSHLDMAVYFQQEIDQRNIREEFNFQLINEILSSVNLFTTDEANYLRELQQEFRRNVDDMSSAAYHKEMERLAIDLSWKSSQIEGNTYSLLETERLLKDKETAAGKPKDDATMLLNHKDALNFIIENPDYVVPLSIARIEDIHSLLIKDLEVERNIRRRRVGISGTNYKPLDNEHQIREALEDMCRLINRKENVFEKSLLALVLLSYIQAFNDGNKRTARIVSNAILIAHQYCPISFRTVDAVEYKKAMLIFYEQNNISEFKKIFIEQFRFAVKTYF is encoded by the coding sequence GTGCCAAGAATAGATTCTGAAATTTTATCCTTTGTTAGGGATCATCCCCTATGTTCATCTGTTGAGATACATCAGGCGGTTGGAAAGGGTTCTTTTGCAACAACCAAAAGAGCGATAGCAACATTGGTTGCAACCGGGCAACTACTTGCCTCGGGGCAGACTCGCGCTACAAGGTATACCATAAGTCCAGCCAACCAGCTGTTTAGTCACCTGGACATGGCAGTTTATTTTCAGCAGGAAATAGACCAGCGTAATATCCGGGAAGAATTCAATTTTCAGCTGATCAATGAGATATTGTCCAGTGTCAATCTGTTCACTACCGATGAAGCAAATTACTTGCGAGAATTACAGCAGGAGTTTCGCCGCAATGTAGATGATATGAGTTCCGCTGCCTATCATAAAGAGATGGAAAGGCTAGCGATTGATCTGAGTTGGAAATCATCACAAATTGAGGGAAATACTTATTCTCTGCTGGAAACCGAACGCTTATTGAAGGACAAGGAAACGGCCGCAGGAAAACCTAAGGATGACGCGACCATGCTGCTAAATCATAAAGACGCGCTCAACTTTATCATCGAGAACCCTGACTACGTGGTTCCATTATCTATTGCACGCATAGAAGATATACATAGTCTGCTCATTAAGGACCTTGAAGTTGAACGCAACATCAGGAGGCGGCGTGTCGGTATTTCCGGTACGAATTATAAGCCGCTTGATAACGAACATCAGATCAGAGAAGCATTGGAAGATATGTGTAGGCTGATCAACCGCAAAGAAAATGTGTTTGAGAAATCGCTGCTGGCGTTGGTGTTGCTGTCCTATATTCAGGCGTTTAATGATGGGAACAAAAGAACAGCACGTATAGTAAGTAACGCAATACTGATTGCTCACCAATATTGTCCTATCTCTTTCCGAACTGTCGACGCAGTCGAATATAAAAAAGCGATGCTCATCTTTTACGAGCAAAATAATATCAGCGAGTTTAAGAAAATATTTATAGAGCAATTCAGATTCGCTGTGAAAACCTACTTCTAG
- a CDS encoding thioredoxin domain-containing protein: protein MNRLSQQTSPYLLQHAHNPVDWYPWGDEALSKAKTENKPILVSIGYSACHWCHVMERECFEKEDIAQVMNAHFVCIKVDREERPDVDAVYMDAVQAMGVRGGWPLNVFLLPDSRPFYGVTYLPPQNWVQLLKSINNAFDKHYDELAGSAEGFVQNMLISDTEKYGLIASSNGYQTAELDSMFEHLQRNFDTEKGGMDRAPKFPMPSIYKFLLRYYDISQNPEALAHLELSLNRIALGGIYDHVGGGWARYSVDDEWFIPHFEKMLYDNAQLLSIYAEAYSLTQNPLYADRLNSTIQWLQTEMRNEQGGFYSALDADSEGVEGKFYIWTKAELKQTLGEDFEWFARLYNVSDHGNWEEGHNHLHLTRPVLQTASALRLDVVDLETKYNAALRKLAEKRAERIRPGLDDKTLTSWNGLLIKGLADAYRALGDENIRALAVSAGVFIRDNMMKQSRLMHSYKSGQATVTGFLEDYAAVIEAYLALYQITFDEQWITLAKNLADYTIQNFYDQQEGFFYFTDISGETLITRKKELFDNVIPASNSIMAHNLYLLGMMLDDDQYSKISDAMLSKMSKVMLADVQWVTNWAALYCIRATPTAEIIIAGPEADEMRKDFDRFFVPNKLVMGTTTRSDLPLLQNRTDINGKTAIYVCYDKTCQLPVTEVESALDQLAGV from the coding sequence ATGAACCGCCTGAGCCAGCAAACCAGCCCCTATTTACTCCAACATGCACATAATCCCGTTGACTGGTATCCCTGGGGCGACGAAGCATTAAGCAAAGCAAAAACGGAGAATAAGCCGATCCTGGTCAGCATTGGTTACTCGGCTTGCCACTGGTGCCACGTGATGGAAAGGGAATGTTTTGAAAAAGAGGACATTGCCCAGGTCATGAATGCACATTTCGTATGCATCAAGGTGGACCGTGAGGAGCGTCCAGATGTGGATGCTGTGTATATGGACGCCGTGCAAGCCATGGGCGTGCGGGGCGGATGGCCATTGAATGTCTTCTTGTTGCCGGATAGTCGGCCCTTCTACGGAGTTACCTATTTGCCACCGCAAAACTGGGTGCAGCTGCTGAAAAGCATCAACAATGCATTTGACAAACATTACGATGAGCTGGCTGGGTCGGCAGAAGGTTTTGTGCAGAACATGCTGATATCGGACACAGAAAAGTATGGCCTCATAGCCAGCAGCAACGGTTATCAAACTGCCGAGCTCGATTCAATGTTTGAACATTTGCAGCGCAATTTTGATACAGAAAAAGGCGGGATGGACCGGGCGCCCAAGTTTCCTATGCCTTCTATTTACAAGTTTTTGTTGCGCTATTATGATATAAGCCAAAATCCGGAGGCGCTTGCCCATTTGGAATTATCGCTGAACCGCATTGCATTGGGCGGGATATATGATCACGTTGGCGGAGGCTGGGCCAGATACTCCGTTGATGACGAGTGGTTTATCCCCCATTTTGAAAAAATGCTTTATGACAATGCGCAACTGCTCAGCATTTACGCCGAAGCCTATTCGCTTACCCAAAACCCACTTTATGCCGATCGCCTTAACAGCACAATCCAATGGCTGCAGACTGAAATGCGAAACGAGCAAGGCGGCTTTTATTCGGCACTGGATGCTGATAGTGAAGGCGTTGAAGGCAAATTTTATATCTGGACAAAAGCAGAACTGAAGCAAACCCTGGGTGAAGACTTTGAATGGTTTGCCAGGCTTTATAATGTTTCCGATCATGGCAATTGGGAAGAGGGCCACAATCATTTGCATTTAACCCGGCCAGTTTTGCAAACAGCAAGTGCTTTGCGGCTTGATGTGGTTGATCTTGAAACCAAATACAATGCGGCACTTCGAAAACTGGCCGAAAAGCGCGCAGAGCGTATCCGGCCCGGTCTGGACGATAAGACGCTTACTTCCTGGAATGGGTTATTGATCAAAGGACTGGCGGATGCTTACCGGGCTTTGGGAGATGAGAATATTCGGGCGCTTGCCGTTTCAGCGGGTGTGTTTATCCGGGACAATATGATGAAGCAAAGCCGGCTTATGCATAGCTACAAAAGCGGCCAGGCCACGGTAACTGGCTTTCTGGAAGATTATGCAGCGGTCATCGAAGCTTACCTGGCTCTTTACCAGATCACATTTGATGAGCAGTGGATCACGCTGGCTAAAAACCTCGCTGATTATACTATCCAGAACTTTTACGACCAGCAGGAAGGTTTCTTTTATTTCACCGACATTTCGGGTGAAACACTGATAACCCGTAAAAAAGAGCTATTTGACAATGTAATTCCGGCCTCCAACTCGATTATGGCGCATAACCTCTATCTGCTCGGAATGATGCTGGATGATGATCAATACAGCAAAATCTCAGATGCCATGCTCTCTAAAATGAGCAAAGTGATGCTTGCCGACGTGCAATGGGTCACCAACTGGGCCGCATTATACTGCATCCGGGCCACACCAACAGCCGAAATCATCATCGCAGGCCCAGAAGCAGACGAAATGCGCAAAGACTTCGACCGCTTCTTCGTCCCAAACAAACTCGTCATGGGAACCACAACCCGCTCCGATCTCCCCCTGCTCCAAAACCGAACCGACATTAACGGAAAAACGGCAATCTACGTATGCTACGACAAAACCTGCCAACTGCCCGTAACGGAAGTTGAATCAGCGCTTGATCAGCTGGCTGGGGTTTGA
- a CDS encoding T9SS type A sorting domain-containing protein has protein sequence MIHFTNMYVRVFYTTLFYCLAQAVAVLAQDCQPAYILNPVKANNTIEWGKIPEFTLPFTIVYNATRFGDTQSQPLKHGFSHLATFSGSELATLPVAKRALIWYGVATSSGNQPWADNALRSPWGNDTAAYRSFWDNYAETAKGSDIICMDIERMQREDRDILALKSNSQIPQNYRNLPDADFLATYKRDMRWWYTEAAKRLRAKGVTAPLSSYSDVPVRNTWLNITSNSWQDWTTNPARTHYLVQDNAGKIGGSFYDAQQFLTPSPYYYYGYDNPIGKDYLSYLLFNIEANRAWSDKPIIPFVWMRIHDSYDPNTPLIAPFVAEATAIFPFFSGAKGLWLWENPGFPGSRQENYEPYERFIYGLYRLSAFKDMFEGTYELVIPQSARDHMERQSPIWRGVVKGSNILIAAQNPYAADNAETEIVVSHQKWLKNIKLKGKEVFLCKFDLNDTVTGTEPVLSDAYVYANPVSFEMNVVLNGMNGVSNVAFSLLNTKGQVVLSKELKAVAGETRERIDLPRLSAGIYFARFVTQNRTITKKVVIHQ, from the coding sequence ATGATCCATTTTACCAATATGTATGTGAGGGTTTTTTACACCACTTTATTTTATTGTCTGGCCCAAGCAGTTGCTGTTTTAGCGCAGGATTGCCAGCCCGCTTATATACTAAATCCGGTCAAGGCCAATAACACCATCGAATGGGGAAAAATCCCTGAATTCACCCTGCCCTTTACGATCGTTTACAATGCTACGCGATTTGGCGATACGCAGTCGCAGCCGCTTAAACACGGATTTAGCCATCTTGCCACATTCAGCGGATCAGAGCTCGCAACATTGCCTGTTGCCAAGCGCGCATTGATCTGGTATGGTGTTGCCACATCGAGCGGCAACCAGCCCTGGGCAGACAATGCCCTGCGCAGCCCGTGGGGAAACGATACGGCTGCTTACCGCAGTTTTTGGGACAACTATGCCGAAACAGCCAAAGGAAGCGATATTATTTGTATGGACATTGAGCGCATGCAGCGTGAAGACCGCGACATTCTCGCCTTAAAATCTAATAGCCAAATCCCGCAGAATTACCGGAACTTGCCGGATGCAGACTTTCTTGCAACTTATAAAAGAGACATGCGCTGGTGGTATACCGAAGCGGCCAAAAGGCTCAGGGCCAAGGGTGTTACCGCTCCGCTGAGCAGTTACAGCGATGTTCCCGTGCGAAACACCTGGCTGAATATTACTTCCAACAGCTGGCAGGACTGGACTACCAACCCGGCGCGGACACATTATCTGGTGCAGGACAATGCTGGCAAAATCGGCGGCAGCTTTTACGATGCGCAGCAGTTTTTGACACCTTCGCCTTACTATTATTATGGCTATGATAACCCGATCGGCAAGGATTACCTTTCCTATCTGCTCTTTAACATTGAGGCCAACCGCGCTTGGAGCGATAAACCCATCATTCCGTTTGTATGGATGCGCATTCATGACAGTTATGATCCCAACACGCCGCTGATTGCGCCATTTGTGGCGGAAGCAACTGCTATTTTCCCGTTTTTCTCGGGAGCAAAGGGCTTATGGCTTTGGGAAAACCCCGGCTTTCCGGGCAGCCGCCAGGAAAACTACGAGCCTTATGAGCGCTTTATTTACGGACTTTACCGGCTTTCGGCCTTCAAAGATATGTTTGAGGGAACATATGAGCTGGTCATTCCGCAATCGGCGCGCGATCATATGGAGCGGCAAAGCCCAATCTGGCGCGGCGTAGTAAAAGGAAGCAACATTCTCATCGCTGCCCAGAACCCCTATGCGGCTGATAATGCCGAAACCGAGATTGTGGTTTCGCATCAAAAGTGGCTTAAAAACATTAAGCTGAAAGGAAAAGAAGTCTTTCTCTGCAAGTTTGATCTCAATGATACGGTCACTGGCACTGAGCCAGTCCTTTCGGATGCTTATGTTTATGCCAATCCCGTCTCATTTGAAATGAATGTTGTTTTGAATGGCATGAATGGTGTTTCCAATGTGGCTTTTTCCCTGCTTAATACCAAAGGTCAGGTTGTGCTCTCAAAGGAGCTCAAAGCCGTCGCGGGCGAAACGCGCGAGCGGATCGATTTGCCGCGGTTATCTGCTGGCATATATTTTGCCCGCTTTGTAACCCAAAACCGGACCATTACCAAAAAAGTGGTCATTCATCAATAG